The Pleuronectes platessa chromosome 13, fPlePla1.1, whole genome shotgun sequence genome includes a window with the following:
- the slc6a9 gene encoding sodium- and chloride-dependent glycine transporter 1 isoform X1, producing MKPKYPWYECYHFALKTSFGARVCACSDLGRVKQSIQNGAVPGEPGKKDENLRRGNWGNQIEFVLTSVGYAVGLGNVWRFPYLCYRNGGGAFMLPYFIMLVFCGIPLFFLELSFGQFASQGCLGVWKISPMFKGVGYGMMVVSTYIGIYYNVVICIAFYYFFMSMTNLLPWTYCNNPWNTPDCSGVLGNGLPLNSSLVNATTSLVAGVTEVVNRTKRTSPSEEYWKHYVLDISDGIGTFGEVRLPILGCLAVSWFVVFLCLIKGVKSSGKVVYFTATFPYLVLTILFIRGITLDGAINGIKYYLTPQWHKVLDAKVWGDAASQIFYSLGCAWGGLITMASYNKFHNNCFRDSIIISITNCATSVYAGFVIFSILGFMAHHLNVPVSEVADHGPGLAFVAYPEALTLLPISPLWSLLFFFMLILLGLGTQFCLLETLVTAIVDEIGTDWIMRNKTVVTLSVAIVGFLLGVPLTTQAGIYWLLLMDNYAASFSLVIISCIMCICVMYIYGHRNYFRDVEMMLGFPPPLFFRVCWRFVSPMIISFILIFTVIQYKPITYNNYEYPGWSLAIGFCMAMSSVICIPVYALFKISRSPGATFRERLKFACRCDPSWGPALQKHRTGHYAPMASEDAVDSCPLKEKEELKEEQKEELKEKEEETERRDDISLTIQGSNGSTNTQNNPNPSV from the exons AACGGAGCAGTTCCTGGCGAGCCAGGGAAGAAGGATGAAAACCTCCGGAGAGGCAACTGGGGCAACCAGATTGAGTTTGTCCTCACCAGCGTGGGCTACGCTGTGGGCCTGGGCAACGTCTGGAGGTTTCCATATCTCTGCTACAGAAATGGAGGCG GTGCCTTCATGCTGCCGTACTTCATCATGCTGGTGTTCTGCGGcattcctctcttcttcctcgaGCTATCCTTCGGTCAGTTCGCCAGCCAGGGATGTCTGGGAGTCTGGAAGATCAGCCCCATGTTCAAAG GTGTTGGTTACGGCATGATGGTGGTGTCCACATACATCGGCATCTACTACAACGTGGTCATCTGCATCGCattttactactttttcatgTCTATGACCAACCTGCTGCCATGGACCTACTGCAACAACCCCTGGAACACGCCGGACTGCAGCGGGGTGCTAGGCAATGGCCTCCCGCTCAACAGCAGCCTGGTCAATGCCACCACCAGCCTGGTGGCGGGGGTGACGGAGGTGGTCAACCGCACCAAGAGGACAAGCCCCAGTGAGGAGTACTGGAA ACACTATGTGTTGGACATCTCTGATGGTATTGGAACCTTTGGAGAGGTCCGTCTCCCCATCCTGGGCTGTCTGGCTGTGTCCTGGTTTGTCGTCTTTCTGTGTCTCATCAAGGGTGTAAAATCCTCTGGAAAG GTGGTGTACTTCACAGCCACATTCCCCTATTTGGTTTTGACCATCCTGTTCATCCGTGGCATCACCCTGGATGGAGCCATCAACGGCATCAAGTACTACCTGACTCCGCAGTGGCACAAGGTTCTTGACGCAAAG GTGTGGGGAGATGCTGCCTCACAGATCTTCTACTCTCTGGGCTGTGCCTGGGGTGGGCTCATTACCATGGCTTCTTACAACAAGTTCCACAACAACTGTTTCAG agacagcatcatcatcagcatAACCAACTGTGCCACCAGTGTGTACGCCGGCTTTGTCATTTTCTCCATCCTGGGCTTCATGGCCCACCACCTGAACGTGCCCGTGTCCGAGGTGGCTGACCACGGCCCAGGCCTGGCTTTTGTGGCCTACCCAGAAGCCCTCACTCTGCTCCCCATCTCACCGCTCTGGTcgctgctcttcttcttcatgctcATCCTCCTGGGACTGGGGACTCAG TTCTGTTTGCTGGAGACCCTGGTGACGGCCATCGTCGATGAGATTGGCACCGACTGGATCATGAGGAACAAGACTGTGGTCACGCTGTCAGTGGCCATAGTTGGATTCTTACTGGGAGTGCCACTAACGACACAG gcAGGAATCTACTGGCTGCTACTGATGGACAACTACGCTGCCAGTTTCTCTCTGGTCATCATCTCCTGCATCATGTGCATCTGTGTCATGTATATTTATG GTCACAGGAACTATTTCAGAGATGTTGAAATGATGCTgggtttccctcctcctctcttcttcaggGTCTGCTGGAGATTCGTCTCCCCCATGATCATCTCT TTCATCCTGATCTTCACAGTGATCCAGTACAAACCGATCACCTACAACAACTATGAGTACCCCGGCTGGTCCCTGGCTATTGGCTTCTGCATGGCTATGTCCTCGGTGATCTGCATTCCCGTCTATGCCCTCTTCAAGATCTCCAGGTCCCCAGGAGCCACCTTCAGAGAG cgGTTGAAGTTCGCGTGCCGATGTGATCCATCTTGGGGCCCCGCCCTGCAGAAGCACCGGACAGGCCACTACGCTCCCATGGCCTCTGAAGACGCCGTGGATTCCTGTCCCCTCAAGGAGAAGGaagagctgaaggaggagcagaaagaggagttgaaggagaaggaggaggagacggagaggagagatgaCATCAGTCTCACCATTCAGGGGAGCAACGGCTCCACCAACACACAGAACAACCCGAACCCCAGTGTATAG
- the slc6a9 gene encoding sodium- and chloride-dependent glycine transporter 1 isoform X2, which yields MEEKQLAGIRNGAVPGEPGKKDENLRRGNWGNQIEFVLTSVGYAVGLGNVWRFPYLCYRNGGGAFMLPYFIMLVFCGIPLFFLELSFGQFASQGCLGVWKISPMFKGVGYGMMVVSTYIGIYYNVVICIAFYYFFMSMTNLLPWTYCNNPWNTPDCSGVLGNGLPLNSSLVNATTSLVAGVTEVVNRTKRTSPSEEYWKHYVLDISDGIGTFGEVRLPILGCLAVSWFVVFLCLIKGVKSSGKVVYFTATFPYLVLTILFIRGITLDGAINGIKYYLTPQWHKVLDAKVWGDAASQIFYSLGCAWGGLITMASYNKFHNNCFRDSIIISITNCATSVYAGFVIFSILGFMAHHLNVPVSEVADHGPGLAFVAYPEALTLLPISPLWSLLFFFMLILLGLGTQFCLLETLVTAIVDEIGTDWIMRNKTVVTLSVAIVGFLLGVPLTTQAGIYWLLLMDNYAASFSLVIISCIMCICVMYIYGHRNYFRDVEMMLGFPPPLFFRVCWRFVSPMIISFILIFTVIQYKPITYNNYEYPGWSLAIGFCMAMSSVICIPVYALFKISRSPGATFRERLKFACRCDPSWGPALQKHRTGHYAPMASEDAVDSCPLKEKEELKEEQKEELKEKEEETERRDDISLTIQGSNGSTNTQNNPNPSV from the exons AACGGAGCAGTTCCTGGCGAGCCAGGGAAGAAGGATGAAAACCTCCGGAGAGGCAACTGGGGCAACCAGATTGAGTTTGTCCTCACCAGCGTGGGCTACGCTGTGGGCCTGGGCAACGTCTGGAGGTTTCCATATCTCTGCTACAGAAATGGAGGCG GTGCCTTCATGCTGCCGTACTTCATCATGCTGGTGTTCTGCGGcattcctctcttcttcctcgaGCTATCCTTCGGTCAGTTCGCCAGCCAGGGATGTCTGGGAGTCTGGAAGATCAGCCCCATGTTCAAAG GTGTTGGTTACGGCATGATGGTGGTGTCCACATACATCGGCATCTACTACAACGTGGTCATCTGCATCGCattttactactttttcatgTCTATGACCAACCTGCTGCCATGGACCTACTGCAACAACCCCTGGAACACGCCGGACTGCAGCGGGGTGCTAGGCAATGGCCTCCCGCTCAACAGCAGCCTGGTCAATGCCACCACCAGCCTGGTGGCGGGGGTGACGGAGGTGGTCAACCGCACCAAGAGGACAAGCCCCAGTGAGGAGTACTGGAA ACACTATGTGTTGGACATCTCTGATGGTATTGGAACCTTTGGAGAGGTCCGTCTCCCCATCCTGGGCTGTCTGGCTGTGTCCTGGTTTGTCGTCTTTCTGTGTCTCATCAAGGGTGTAAAATCCTCTGGAAAG GTGGTGTACTTCACAGCCACATTCCCCTATTTGGTTTTGACCATCCTGTTCATCCGTGGCATCACCCTGGATGGAGCCATCAACGGCATCAAGTACTACCTGACTCCGCAGTGGCACAAGGTTCTTGACGCAAAG GTGTGGGGAGATGCTGCCTCACAGATCTTCTACTCTCTGGGCTGTGCCTGGGGTGGGCTCATTACCATGGCTTCTTACAACAAGTTCCACAACAACTGTTTCAG agacagcatcatcatcagcatAACCAACTGTGCCACCAGTGTGTACGCCGGCTTTGTCATTTTCTCCATCCTGGGCTTCATGGCCCACCACCTGAACGTGCCCGTGTCCGAGGTGGCTGACCACGGCCCAGGCCTGGCTTTTGTGGCCTACCCAGAAGCCCTCACTCTGCTCCCCATCTCACCGCTCTGGTcgctgctcttcttcttcatgctcATCCTCCTGGGACTGGGGACTCAG TTCTGTTTGCTGGAGACCCTGGTGACGGCCATCGTCGATGAGATTGGCACCGACTGGATCATGAGGAACAAGACTGTGGTCACGCTGTCAGTGGCCATAGTTGGATTCTTACTGGGAGTGCCACTAACGACACAG gcAGGAATCTACTGGCTGCTACTGATGGACAACTACGCTGCCAGTTTCTCTCTGGTCATCATCTCCTGCATCATGTGCATCTGTGTCATGTATATTTATG GTCACAGGAACTATTTCAGAGATGTTGAAATGATGCTgggtttccctcctcctctcttcttcaggGTCTGCTGGAGATTCGTCTCCCCCATGATCATCTCT TTCATCCTGATCTTCACAGTGATCCAGTACAAACCGATCACCTACAACAACTATGAGTACCCCGGCTGGTCCCTGGCTATTGGCTTCTGCATGGCTATGTCCTCGGTGATCTGCATTCCCGTCTATGCCCTCTTCAAGATCTCCAGGTCCCCAGGAGCCACCTTCAGAGAG cgGTTGAAGTTCGCGTGCCGATGTGATCCATCTTGGGGCCCCGCCCTGCAGAAGCACCGGACAGGCCACTACGCTCCCATGGCCTCTGAAGACGCCGTGGATTCCTGTCCCCTCAAGGAGAAGGaagagctgaaggaggagcagaaagaggagttgaaggagaaggaggaggagacggagaggagagatgaCATCAGTCTCACCATTCAGGGGAGCAACGGCTCCACCAACACACAGAACAACCCGAACCCCAGTGTATAG